In a genomic window of Lepisosteus oculatus isolate fLepOcu1 chromosome 5, fLepOcu1.hap2, whole genome shotgun sequence:
- the isl2a gene encoding insulin gene enhancer protein isl-2a — translation MVDIIFNSSFLGDMGDHSKKKSGIAMCVGCGSQIHDQYILRVSPDLEWHAACLKCAECSQYLDETCTCFVRDGKTYCKRDYVRLFGIKCAKCNVGFSSSDLVMRARDTVYHIECFRCSVCSRQLLPGDEFSLRDEELLCRADHSLLVERSSAGSPVSPGHIHSTRSLHMAADPVSVRQPQLRTHVHKQSEKTTRVRTVLNEKQLHTLRTCYNANPRPDALMKEQLVEMTGLSPRVIRVWFQNKRCKDKKRSILMKQLQQQQHNDKTNLQGLTGTPLVAGSPIRHDNAVQGNPVEVQTYQPPWKALSEFALQSDLDQPAFQQLVSFSESGSLGNSSGSDVTSLSSQLPDTPNSMVPSPVET, via the exons ATGGTGGATATTATTTTCAACTCTTCTTTCTTGGGTGATATGGGGGATCATTCCAAAA AGAAGTCCGGAATCGCTATGTGTGTAGGCTGTGGAAGTCAGATACATGACCAGTATATACTGCGAGTTTCCCCCGATCTGGAGTGGCACGCTGCCTGCCTGAAATGTGCGGAGTGCAGTCAGTATCTGGACGAGACTTGCACTTGCTTCGTCCGAGACGGCAAAACGTACTGCAAAAGAGATTATGTAAG GCTGTTCGGAATAAAATGCGCTAAATGTAACGTGGGGTTTAGCAGCAGCGATCTGGTGATGAGAGCTAGAGACACCGTCTATCACATCGAGTGCTTCAGGTGCTCGGTGTGCAGCCGGCAGCTGCTGCCCGGAGACGAGTTCTCTCTCCGGGACGAAGAGCTGCTGTGCCGGGCTGATCACAGCCTGCTTGTGGAGCGGAGCTCGGCGGGCAGCCCTGTCAGCCCGGGACACATTCACTCCACTAGATCTCTTCACATGGCAG CGGACCCAGTGTCGGTTCGACAGCCCCAGCTCCGAACTCATGTCCACAAGCAGTCGGAGAAGACCACTCGGGTGCGGACAGTGCTGAACGAGAAACAGCTGCACACCCTGCGGACCTGCTACAACGCTAACCCCAGGCCGGATGCCCTTATGAAGGAACAGCTGGTGGAAATGACCGGTCTCAGCCCACGGGTTATAAGAGTCTGGTTTCAGAACAAACGCTGTAAAGACAAAAAGAGATCCATCCTCATGAAGCAGCTCCAACAGCAGCAACACAATGATAAAACT AACCTTCAGGGACTCACGGGGACGCCACTCGTAGCAGGCAGCCCGATTAGACACGACAACGCCGTCCAGGGCAATCCGGTGGAGGTGCAGACATACCAGCCCCCCTGGAAAGCCCTGAGTGAATTCGCCTTGCAAAGTGACCTGGACCAACCTGCCTTTCAACAGCTG GTGTCTTTTTCCGAATCCGGCTCCTTGGGTAATTCGTCAGGCAGCGACGTGACTTCGTTGTCATCTCAGTTACCCGACACCCCCAACAGCATGGTTCCGAGCCCAGTTGAGACGTGA